From Zalophus californianus isolate mZalCal1 chromosome 16, mZalCal1.pri.v2, whole genome shotgun sequence, one genomic window encodes:
- the RAI1 gene encoding retinoic acid-induced protein 1 isoform X2 → MQSFRERCGFHGKQQNYQQTSQETSRLENYRQPNQAGLSCDRQRLLAKDYYSPQPYPAYEGGASTAAGPARGGKGLASQQSLQGRPAFSGYSVQDSSAYPGRYSGEESLQAWGAPQPPPPQPQPLPGGVGKYDDSLMKKAAVPPGRQYPEQGAQLPFRTHSLHVQQQLPQPQQPLAYPKLQRQKLQNDMASPLPFPQGSHFPQHSQSFPASSSYSSSAQGAQGGSGGGQGAHSYKSCTAPSAQPHDRPLTASATLAPGPRVQNLHAYQSGRLGYDQQKQQQAALQSRHHAQETLHYQNLAKYQHYGQQGPGYCQPDAAVRTPEQYYQTFSPSSGHSPARSVGRSPSYSSTPSPLMPNLENFPYNQQPLGAGAFPAGITDHSHFMPLLNPSPTDAAGSVDSQAGNGKPPPKDKLPENLLSDLSLQSLTALTSQVENISNTVQQLLLSKAAVPQKKGTKNLASRTPEQHRSQHCSPEGSGYSAEAAGTPLSEPPSSTPQSTHAEPPDADYLSGSEDPLERSFLYCSQARGSPARVHGNSKAKPESVSTCSVTSPDDMSTKSDDSFQSLHGSLPLDSFSKFVAAERDCPRLLLSALAQEDLASEILGLQEAIGEKAEKAWAEAPGPAKDASKPPFSLENHSACLDAVAKNAWPRPGEPEALPEALQLDKGGGAKDFSPGLFEDPSVGFAAPDPKKTAGPLAFSPKTTLGAATPDPAAAAFDCFPDTTSASSADGGNPFAWPEENLGDACPRWGLHPGELTKGLEQGGKASDGVGKENAHEVSGCPGFQEGEPPGDKAAGPRDSAQEAAGGVKEEVGGLLQCPEVGKADRWLEDSRHCCSAADFGDLPLLPPPGRKEDLEAEEEYSSLCELLGSPEQRPGLPDPLSPKAPLLCTKEEVEEVLDTKTGWGSPCHLSGDSVILLGPTVGAESKVQSWFESSLSHMKPGEGGPDGVLAPGDSATLAPDASLAQKPNKPAVPEAPIAKKEPVPRGKSLRSRRVHRGLPEAEDSPCRAPVLPKDLLLPESCTGPPQGQMEGAGAPGRGASEGLPRMCTRSFTALSEPRTPGPPGLTTTPAPPDKLGGKQRAAFKSGKRVGKPSPKAASSPSNPAALPVASDSSPMGSKTKETDSPGTPGKDQRSMILRSRTKTQEAFHSKRRRPSESRLPNCRAAKKLLANNHLPASFKVSGSPQKEGRASQRARLPKPGAGSKLSDRPLHALKRKSAFLAPVPTKKRNLVLRSSAEDVKEEGAEDPSTLFKRVSSPKKAKPAKGNSGEPAVKPPPPETPDACLKLASRAAFQGAMKTKVLPPRKGRGLKLEAIVQKITSPSLKKFACKAPGAPPGNPLSPSLPEKDRGLKSAGGSPVGAGEGLLNVGPGQKLPAAPGADPLCRNPTNRSLKGKLLNSKKLSSTDCFKTEAFTSPEALLPGETALAPKKRSRKGRAGALGLPRGPLEKRPHLGPALLLTPRDRANGTQGGGEDSSGGGGKKPKTEELGLASQSPEGRPCQAQTRAQKQPGHTNYSSYSKRKRLTRGRAKNSTSSPCKGRAKRRRQQQVLPLDPAEPEIRLKYISSCKRLRADSRTPAFSPFVRVEKRDAFTTICTVVNSPGEEPKPHRKPSSSASSSSSSCSFSLDATGASLATLPGGSVLQPRPSLPLSSTMHLGPVVSKALSTSCLVCCLCQNPANFKDLGDLCGPYYPEHCLPKKKPKLKEKVRPEGTCEEVSLPLERTLKDLECAAAVATGKPPRPEGPADPGKQGSLRTSARGLSRRLQSCYCCDSRGDGGEEAAPADKSRKHECSKEPPAEPGGDTQEHWVHEACAVWTAGVYLVAGKLFGLQEAMKVAVDMTCSSCQEAGATIGCCHKGCTHTYHYPCATDAGCIFIEENFSLKCPKHKRLPL, encoded by the exons ATGCAGTCTTTTCGAGAAAGGTGTGGTTTCCATGGCAAACAACAGAACTACCAGCAGACCTCACAGGAGACATCGCGCCTGGAGAATTACAGGCAGCCGAACCAGGCCGGGCTGAGCTGCGACCGGCAGCGGCTGCTGGCCAAGGACTACTACAGCCCGCAGCCCTACCCGGCCTACGAGGGAGGCGCCAGCACGGCCGCCGGCCCCGCGCGGGGCGGCAAGGGCCTGGCCTCGCAGCAGTCCCTGCAGGGCAGGCCGGCCTTCTCAGGCTACAGCGTGCAGGACAGCAGCGCGTACCCCGGCCGCTACTCGGGCGAGGAGAGCCTGCAGGCCTGGGGGGCCCCCCAGCCGCCACCCCCGCAGCCGCAGCCCCTGCCAGGGGGCGTGGGCAAATATGACGACAGCTTGATGAAAAAGGCGGCGGTACCCCCTGGCAGGCAGTACCCGGAGCAGGGCGCCCAGCTGCCCTTCCGGACTCACTCGCTGCACGTCCAGCAGCAGCTGCCgcagccccagcagcccctggcGTACCCCAAGCTGCAAAGGCAGAAGCTGCAGAACGACATGGCCTCGCCGCTGCCCTTCCCGCAGGGCAGCCACTTCCCCCAGCACTCCCAGTCTTTCCCCGCTTCCTCCAGCTACTCCTCCAGCGCCCAGGGCGCCCagggcggcagcggcggcggccaGGGCGCCCACTCCTATAAGAGTTGCACCGCGCCGTCCGCCCAGCCCCACGACCGGCCGCTAACGGCCAGCGCCACCCTGGCGCCGGGCCCGCGGGTCCAGAACCTTCACGCCTACCAGTCCGGCCGTCTCGGCTACgaccagcagaagcagcagcaggcgGCGCTTCAGAGCCGGCACCACGCGCAGGAGACCCTCCATTACCAAAACCTCGCCAAGTACCAGCACTACGGGCAGCAGGGCCCGGGCTACTGCCAGCCGGACGCGGCCGTCAGGACTCCGGAGCAGTACTACCAGACCTTCAGCCCCAGCTCCGGCCACTCGCCCGCGCGCTCCGTGGGCCGCTCGCCCTCCTACAGCTCCACCCCGTCGCCGCTGATGCCCAACCTAGAGAACTTCCCCTACAACCAGCAGCCACTCGGCGCCGGCGCCTTCCCCGCAGGCATCACGGACCACAGCCACTTCATGCCCCTGCTCAACCCCTCCCCGACCGATGCCGCCGGCTCGGTGGACAGCCAGGCGGGCAACGGCAAGCCGCCGCCGAAGGACAAGCTGCCTGAGAACCTGCTGTCGGACCTCAGCCTGCAGAGCCTCACAGCCCTGACGTCCCAGGTGGAGAACATCTCCAACACAGTGCAGCAGCTGCTACTGTCCAAGGCCGCCGTGCCGCAGAAGAAGGGCACCAAGAACCTGGCGTCCAGGACGCCGGAGCAGCACCGGAGTCAGCACTGCAGCCCCGAGGGCAGCGGCTACTCGGCCGAGGCGGCCGGCACGCCGCTGTCCGAGCCGCCGAGCAGCACGCCGCAGTCCACGCACGCCGAGCCGCCGGACGCCGACTACCTGAGCGGCTCCGAGGACCCGCTGGAGCGCAGCTTCCTCTACTGCAGCCAGGCTCGCGGCAGCCCCGCCAGGGTGCACGGCAACTCCAAGGCCAAGCCCGAGTCGGTGTCCACCTGCTCGGTGACCTCGCCCGACGACATGTCCACCAAGTCCGACGACTCCTTCCAGAGCCTGCACGGCAGCCTGCCACTCGACAGCTTCTCCAAGTTTGTGGCAGCCGAGCGGGACTGCCCGCGGCTCCTGCTCAGCGCCCTGGCGCAGGAGGACCTGGCCTCCGAGATCCTCGGGTTGCAGGAGGCCATCGGCGAGAAGGCCGAGAAGGCCTGGGCCGAGGCACCTGGCCCGGCCAAGGACGCCAGCAAGCCTCCCTTCTCACTGGAGAACCACAGCGCCTGCCTGGACGCCGTGGCCAAGAACGCATGGCCGCGGCCGGGGGAGCCGGAGGCCCTGCCCGAGGCCCTGCAGCTCGACAAGGGTGGCGGTGCCAAGGACTTCAGCCCGGGGCTCTTCGAAGACCCTTCCGTGGGCTTTGCCGCCCCGGACCCCAAGAAGACGGCCGGTCCCCTCGCCTTTAGCCCCAAGACCACGCTCGGGGCCGCCACGCCGGACCCTGCCGCAGCAGCCTTTGACTGCTTCCCGGACACGACCAGCGCCAGCTCGGCGGATGGCGGCAACCCCTTCGCCTGGCCCGAGGAAAACCTGGGCGATGCTTGTCCCCGCTGGGGCCTGCACCCCGGCGAGCTCACCAAGGGCCTGGAGCAGGGCGGGAAGGCCTCCGATGGCGTGGGCAAGGAGAATGCCCACGAGGTTTCGGGCTGCCCGGGCTTCCAGGAGGGGGAGCCGCCCGGGGACAAGGCCGCCGGGCCTCGGGACTCGGCGCAGGAGGCGGCGGGCGGGGTGAAGGAGGAGGTGGGCGGGCTGCTGCAGTGCCCCGAGGTGGGCAAGGCCGACCGCTGGCTGGAGGACAGCCGGCACTGCTGCTCCGCCGCGGACTTCGGGGACCTGCCCCTGCTGCCACCGCCCGGCAGGAAAGAGGacctggaggcagaggaggagtaCTCCTCCCTGTGTGAGCTCCTGGGCAGCCCCGAGCAGAGGCCCGGCCTGCCGGACCCGCTGTCGCCGAAGGCCCCCCTGCTGTGCACCAAGGAGGAGGTGGAAGAGGTGCTGGACACCAAGACCGGCTGGGGCTCCCCGTGCCACCTGTCCGGCGATTCCGTCATCTTGCTGGGCCCCACCGTGGGCGCCGAGTCAAAGGTCCAGAGCTGGTTTGAGTCCTCCCTGTCCCACATGAAGCCGGGCGAAGGAGGCCCCGACGGGGTGCTGGCGCCCGGGGACTCTGCCACGCTGGCCCCAGATGCCTCCCTGGCGCAGAAGCCCAACAAGCCGGCCGTGCCCGAGGCGCCCATTGCTAAGAAGGAGCCCGTGCCACGCGGCAAAAGCTTACGGAGCCGGCGGGTGCACCGGGGGCTGCCGGAGGCTGAGGACTCCCCATGCCGGGCGCCCGTGCTGCCCAAGGACCTCTTGCTCCCCGAATCCTGCACGGGGCCCCCGCAGGGACAGATGGAAGGAGCGGGAGCCCCAGGCCGGGGGGCCTCAGAAGGGCTCCCCAGGATGTGCACGCGCTCCTTCACGGCCCTGAGCGAGCCCCGCACGCCTGGACCGCCAGGCCTgaccaccacccccgcccccccggacAAACTGGGGGGCAAGCAGCGAGCCGCCTTCAAGTCCGGCAAGCGGGTGGGCAAGCCGTCACCCAAGGCGGCCTCCAGCCCCAGTAACCCGGCCGCCCTGCCCGTGGCCTCGGACAGCAGCCCCATGGGCTCCAAGACCAAGGAGACAGACTCGCCCGGCACCCCGGGCAAGGACCAGCGCTCTATGATCCTGCGGTCCCGCACGAAAACCCAGGAGGCGTTCCACTCCAAGAGGCGGCGGCCCTCGGAGAGCCGCCTCCCCAACTGCCGTGCCGCCAAGAAGCTGCTGGCCAACAACCACCTGCCTGCCTCGTTCAAGGTCTCCGGCAGCCCCCAGAAGGAGGGCAGGGCCAGCCAGCGGGCCCGGCTCCCCAAGCCGGGCGCAGGCAGCAAGCTCTCTGACCGGCCCCTCCACGCGCTCAAGAGGAAGTCGGCCTTCCTGGCGCCCGTCCCCACCAAGAAGCGGAACCTGGTTCTACGGAGCAGCGCGGAGGATgtgaaggaggagggagccgAGGACCCCTCCACCCTCTTCAAGAGGGTGTCTTCGCCCAAGAAGGCCAAGCCCGCCAAGGGCAACAGCGGCGAGCCTGCCGTGAAGCCCCCGCCCCCAGAGACCCCCGACGCCTGCCTGAAGCTCGCCTCACGGGCAGCCTTCCAGGGGGCCATGAAGACCAAGGTGCTTCCACCCCGGAAAGGCAGGGGCCTGAAGCTGGAGGCCATCGTGCAGAAGATCACCTCGCCCAGCCTGAAGAAGTTTGCGTGCAAGGCGCCGGGGGCCCCTCCCGGTAACCCTCTGAGCCCCTCTCTCCCTGAGAAGGACCGTGGGCTCAAGAGTGCGGGCGGCAGCCCAGTTGGGGCAGGAGAAGGTCTCTTAAATGTGGGCCCCGGGCAGAAGCTCCCGGCAGCTCCGGGGGCCGACCCCTTATGCAGAAATCCGACCAACAGATCCTTAAAAGGCAAACTCCTAAACAGTAAGAAACTGTCCTCGACTGACTGTTTCAAAACTGAGGCCTTCACATCGCCCGAGGCCCTGCTGCCCGGGGAGACTGCCCTGGCACCTAAGAAGAGAAGCCGGAAAGGCAGGGCTGGAGCCCTCGGACTCCCCAGAGGTCCCCTGGAGAAGCGGCCCCATCTAGGCCCGGCTCTGCTCCTGACCCCCCGCGACAGGGCCAATGGCACTCAGGGGGGCGGTGAGGACAGCTCTGGTGGAGGAGGCAAGAAGCCAAAGACGGAGGAGCTGGGCCTGGCCTCCCAGTCCCCTGAGGGCCGGCCCTGCCAGGCCCAGACGAGGGCACAGAAGCAGCCGGGCCACACCAACTACAGCAGCTATTCCAAGCGAAAGCGCCTCACCCGGGGCCGGGCCAAGAACTCCACCTCCTCACCCTGTAAGGGGCGTGCcaagcggcggcggcagcagcaggtGCTGCCCCTGGATCCCGCCGAGCCTGAAATCCGCCTCAAGTACATTTCCTCGTGCAAGCGGCTTCGGGCAGACAGCCGCACCCCGGCCTTCTCGCCCTTTGTGCGGGTGGAGAAGCGAGACGCGTTCACCACCATATGCACTGTGGTCAACTCCCCTGGGGAGGAGCCCAAGCCCCACAGGAAGCcttcctcctccgcctcctcttCCTCGTCCTCATGCTCATTCTCCTTGGACGCGACCGGGGCCTCCTTGGCCACGCTCCCTGGAGGCTCTGTCCTGCAGCCAcggccctccctgcccctctcctccaccatGCATCTGGGGCCCGTGGTCTCCAAGGCCCTGAGTACCTCTTGCCTTGTTTGCTGCCTCTGCCAAAACCCGGCCAACTTCAAGGACCTCGGGGACCTCTGTGGGCCCTACTACCCCGAACACTGCCTCCCCAAAAAGAAGCCAAAACTCAAGGAGAAGGTGCGGCCGGAGGGCACCTGCGAGGAGGTCTCGCTGCCCCTCGAGAGAACACTCAAAGACCTCGAGTGCGCAGCCGCTGTTGCCACTGGCAAGCCCCCGAGGCCCGAGGGCCCGGCCGACCCCGGCAAGCAGGGCTCGCTGCGCACCAGCGCCCGGGGCCTGTCCCGGCGGCTGCAGAGCTGTTACTGCTGTGACAGTCGGGGGGACGGTGGCGAGGAGGCGGCCCCGGCTGACAAGAGCCGCAAGCATGAGTGCAGCAAGGAGCCACCGGCCGAGCCTGGCGGGGACACCCAGGAACACTGGGTGCACGAGGCCTGCGCCGTGTGGACGGCCGGGGTCTACCTGGTAGCCGGGAAGCTCTTTGGGCTGCAGGAGGCCATGAAGGTGGCCGTGGACATG ACCTGTTCCAGCTGCCAGGAAGCCGGGGCCACCATCGGGTGCTGCCACAAAGGATGTACCCACACGTACCATTACCCGTGTGCCACGGATGCAG GTTGCATATTCATCGAAGAGAACTTTTCTTTGAAGTGTCCCAAACATAAG AGGCTGCCGTTGTAA